In one Serinus canaria isolate serCan28SL12 chromosome 2, serCan2020, whole genome shotgun sequence genomic region, the following are encoded:
- the PDSS1 gene encoding all trans-polyprenyl-diphosphate synthase PDSS1 isoform X1, whose protein sequence is MSPDLAFQSHPRTRREVSRPQTGRWGARPAPGRRAVATRGFRVRVAAAPGGGAGAAGLGDTMALRWWWRSGAWCRRAPPLGSVPSPGPRVPPAPSAAMCHITQRSSTFSFPKICSVFWRLHHTSTSHWCSCSKTISDEKCQDPFQLGRKDLKNLYEDIKKELLVSAAELKEMCDYYFDGKGKAFRPMIVVLMARACNIHHNNSKEVQASQRSVAIIAEMIHTASLVHDDVIDDANSRRGKRTLNQIWGERKAVLAGDFILSAASVALARIGNTTIISVLTQVIEDLVRGEFLQLGSKENENERFAHYLEKTFKKTASLIANSCKAVSILGCPDPKVHEIAYQYGKNVGIAFQLIDDVLDFTSCADHLGKPTAADLKLGLATGPVLFACRQFPEMNAMIMRRFSKPGDVERAWKYVLQSDGVQQTTYLAQRYCHAATREIRKLRPSPEREALVHLTEMVLMRDK, encoded by the exons ATGTCCCCAGATCTCGCCTTCCAGAGCCACCCACGAACCCGGCGTGAGGTCTCCCGCCCACAAACAGGGCGTTGGGGCGCCCGCCCGGCACCGGGCCGGAGGGCGGTGGCGACGCGGGGCTTCCGCGTCCGGGTCGCGGCGGCGCCGGGAGGCGGTGCCGgcgcggcggggctgggggacaccatGGCCTTGCGGTGGTGGTGGCGGAGCGGCGCCTGGTGCCGCCGGGCGCCGCCGCTGGGCTCCGTGCCGAGCCCCGGCCCCCGCGTTCCGCCGGCCCCCAGCGCGGCG ATGTGTCACATTACCCAAAGAAGTTCAACTTTCTCATTTCCAAAAATATGTAGCGTATTTTGGCG GCTTCATCATACAAGTACATCCCACTGGTGCAGCTGCAGTAAGACAATTAGTGATGAAAAATGCCAAGACCCTTTTCAACTTGGTAGAAAAGACTTGAAGAATCTCTATGAAGATATTAAAAAG GAATTGCTGGTCTCTGCAGCAGAACTTAAGGAAATGTGTGATTATTACTTtgatgggaagggaaaggcCTTTCGACCAATGATTGTGGTGCTAATGGCTCGGGCTTGCAACATTCACCATAATAATTCCAA ggaGGTGCAAGCAAGCCAGCGCTCTGTGGCCATCATTGCTGAGATGATCCATACAGCCAGTCTAGTTCATGATGATGTCATTGATGATGCAAATTCTCGCAGAGGAAAAAGGACACTTAATCAAATCTGGGGAGAGAGGAAA GCTGTTCTAGCTGGTGACTTCATCCTCTCAGCTGCTTCTGTAGCTTTAGCACGAATTGGAAATACCACTATCATCTCTGTTCTAACTCAGGTGATTGAAGATCTGGTGCGTG GTGAATTCCTCCAGCTGGGTTCCAAGGAAAACGAGAATGAGAGATTTGCTCACTACCTCGAGAAGACTTTTAAGAAGACGGCGAGTCTGATAGCAAACAGTTGTAAAGCA gtttcaaTTCTAGGCTGCCCCGATCCCAAAGTTCATGAGATTGCATACCAGTATGGAAAAAACGTTGGCATAGCTTTTCAG ttgATAGATGATGTGCTGGATTTTACGTCATGTGCTGACCATCTGGGGAAACCAACAGCAGCAGATCTCAAGCTTGGATTAGCCACAGGCCCCGTCTTATTTGCTTGTCGACAG TTTCCAGAAATGAATGCTATGATAATGAGGAGATTCAGTAAGCCAGGAGATGTTGAACGTGCATGGAAATATGTGTTGCAG AGTGATGGTGTGCAGCAAACGACCTACCTCGCCCAGCGCTACTGCCACGCGGCCACGCGCGAGATCCGCAAGCTGCGGCCGTCCCCCGAGAGAGAGGCCCTGGTGCACCTGACAGAAATGGTTCTCATGCGAGACAAGTGA
- the PDSS1 gene encoding all trans-polyprenyl-diphosphate synthase PDSS1 isoform X2, whose protein sequence is MIHTASLVHDDVIDDANSRRGKRTLNQIWGERKAVLAGDFILSAASVALARIGNTTIISVLTQVIEDLVRGEFLQLGSKENENERFAHYLEKTFKKTASLIANSCKAVSILGCPDPKVHEIAYQYGKNVGIAFQLIDDVLDFTSCADHLGKPTAADLKLGLATGPVLFACRQFPEMNAMIMRRFSKPGDVERAWKYVLQSDGVQQTTYLAQRYCHAATREIRKLRPSPEREALVHLTEMVLMRDK, encoded by the exons ATGATCCATACAGCCAGTCTAGTTCATGATGATGTCATTGATGATGCAAATTCTCGCAGAGGAAAAAGGACACTTAATCAAATCTGGGGAGAGAGGAAA GCTGTTCTAGCTGGTGACTTCATCCTCTCAGCTGCTTCTGTAGCTTTAGCACGAATTGGAAATACCACTATCATCTCTGTTCTAACTCAGGTGATTGAAGATCTGGTGCGTG GTGAATTCCTCCAGCTGGGTTCCAAGGAAAACGAGAATGAGAGATTTGCTCACTACCTCGAGAAGACTTTTAAGAAGACGGCGAGTCTGATAGCAAACAGTTGTAAAGCA gtttcaaTTCTAGGCTGCCCCGATCCCAAAGTTCATGAGATTGCATACCAGTATGGAAAAAACGTTGGCATAGCTTTTCAG ttgATAGATGATGTGCTGGATTTTACGTCATGTGCTGACCATCTGGGGAAACCAACAGCAGCAGATCTCAAGCTTGGATTAGCCACAGGCCCCGTCTTATTTGCTTGTCGACAG TTTCCAGAAATGAATGCTATGATAATGAGGAGATTCAGTAAGCCAGGAGATGTTGAACGTGCATGGAAATATGTGTTGCAG AGTGATGGTGTGCAGCAAACGACCTACCTCGCCCAGCGCTACTGCCACGCGGCCACGCGCGAGATCCGCAAGCTGCGGCCGTCCCCCGAGAGAGAGGCCCTGGTGCACCTGACAGAAATGGTTCTCATGCGAGACAAGTGA